In Naumovozyma castellii chromosome 1, complete genome, one DNA window encodes the following:
- the CIC1 gene encoding Cic1p (ancestral locus Anc_5.278), with amino-acid sequence MAKTTPRKKTGMTTRSGSNSKKNTPVNTPTKQKKGKKSTANDDSVLSQDRIEKAVTALTKYLNKKDDKKEDQLIDDDELTNSLNLIIVNNEPYSGNSKSFKSKLINVKHSLYKPWKEAGVTSIKDFKTLLILKDSDVKKVSEDDLHDKLNGAGITIDEIVCGKDLKTKYKAFESRRAFISEFSLILADDNIVTTLPKLLGGKAYEKVETTPIPIRCYSNKQFSLKTLTASVKRVYLNQLPVKIPRGTTLNVHLGNLDWFKSKELVENIKDISENFIKNYKVRTILLKSNQSPVLPLYNNEAVVDELAEKAATEKATQEKESNVVNVDGVDLQISNFDKTLMELANPEDYSSVLGKRVQTAKRQRAAADDEKKQPSEVKKVKKAKK; translated from the coding sequence ATGGCTAAGACAActccaagaaagaaaacCGGTATGACCACCCGTTCAGgttcaaattccaaaaagAATACTCCTGTGAATACTCCAACCAAGCAGAAGAAGGGCAAGAAGTCCACTGCTAATGACGATTCTGTTTTGTCCCAAGatagaattgaaaaggcCGTGACTGCGTtgaccaaatatttgaacAAGAAGGATGACAAGAAGGAAGACCAAttgattgatgatgatgaattgacCAACagtttgaatttgattatCGTTAATAATGAACCATATTCTGGTAATTCTAAGAGCTTCAAATCTAAGTTGATAAATGTTAAACATTCTCTTTATAAGCCATGGAAAGAGGCTGGTGTCACTTCTATTAAGGATTTTAAGACTCTTTTGATCTTGAAGGATTCTGATGTCAAGAAGGTCTCTGAAGATGATCTACATGATAAATTGAACGGCGCTGGTATcaccattgatgaaattgtaTGTGGTAAAGATTTGAAGACAAAGTATAAGGCATTCGAAAGTAGAAGAGCTTTCATTTCTGAATTTTCATTGATATTGGCTGATGATAACATTGTCACCACGCTACCAAAGTTACTAGGTGGTAAAGCTTATGAAAAGGTGGAAACTActccaattccaataagGTGTTATTCTAACaaacaattttctttaaaaacTTTGACTGCTAGTGTCAAGAGAGTGTATCTAAACCAACTACCGGTCAAGATCCCAAGAGGTACCACTCTAAATGTTCATTTAGGTAATTTAGATTGGTTCAAATCTAAAGAACTGGTGGAAAACATTAAAGACATTTcagaaaattttattaagaatTACAAGGTTAGAACCATCCTTTTAAAGAGTAATCAATCACCAGTGTTACCTTTATACAATAATGAAGCTGTTGTAGACGAGTTAGCTGAAAAGGCAGCCACAGAAAAGGCAACCCAAGAAAAGGAATCTAACGTTGTTAATGTTGATGGTGTTGATCTCCAAATATCAAACTTCGATAAGACTTTGATGGAACTTGCTAATCCAGAAGATTATAGTTCAGTGCTTGGTAAGAGAGTTCAAACAGCTAAGAGACAAAGAGCTGCCGCTGATGACGAAAAGAAGCAACCAAGTGAAGTCAAAAAGGTCAAAAAGGctaagaaataa
- the NCAS0A06640 gene encoding transcription activator GCR1-like domain-containing protein (ancestral locus Anc_5.276), whose product MSDKDFLNQVNMNEIINQFKERIDILKESWDHFTCENKQAIEQGNLDAFENMVSTIQSQNANILIDLNLMKKYFNIDDGYVNNLFGQAELNQEEINDISIDIETPPEQLDSLQSWESEDSTDIDQDIVQTRPTKNFHGVRHTENNRRSKKYAFQKNIACDQRDKIVIDLVEYPSTIKDLVVDFETVVFPQLKYLQRSMGKKALRNIAKLRTVQRRKSLVRAIHDISTLYNLSLEEVINIFETIRENGGKSVAWMYNNKAHVLQTVQDLLK is encoded by the coding sequence ATGAGTGATAAAGATTTTCTAAATCAAGTTAATATGAATGAGattattaatcaattcaAGGAAAGAATTGACATATTAAAGGAATCATGGGATCATTTTACATGCGAGAATAAACAAGCAATAGAGCAAGGAAATCTGGATgcatttgaaaatatggTTTCAACAATTCAAAGCCAAAATGCCAATATTCTAATTGACCTAAATCTCATGAAGAAATACTtcaatattgatgatgGCTATGTTAACAATTTATTTGGGCAAGCTGAATTAAATCAggaagaaattaatgatataagtattgatattgaaactCCACCAGAACAACTAGATAGTCTTCAAAGTTGGGAAAGTGAAGACTCTACTGACATTGATCAAGATATTGTCCAAACCAGACCCACTAAAAATTTCCATGGAGTGCGACACACTGAAAACAACAGAAGAAGCAAAAAATATGCattccaaaaaaatattgctTGTGATCAGCGGGATAAAATAGTTATTGATTTGGTCGAATATCCTTCCacaattaaagatttgGTTGTGGATTTCGAAACTGTTGTGTTTCCACAGCTAAAATATCTACAAAGAAGTATGGGGAAAAAAGCCTTAAGAAACATTGCAAAGCTTAGAACTGTGCAAAGAAGGAAGTCTTTGGTTCGTGCCATTCACGATATTTCAACTTTGTACAATCTATCACTTGAGGAAGTCATCaacatttttgaaaccaTAAGAGAGAATGGAGGGAAATCAGTTGCATGGATGTACAACAACAAAGCACATGTTCTCCAAACAGTACAAGATCTGTTAAAATGA
- the GRE3 gene encoding trifunctional aldehyde reductase/xylose reductase/glucose 1-dehydrogenase (NADP(+)) (ancestral locus Anc_5.409), with protein sequence MPKLLTLNNGMKMPQVGLGCWKIPNDICADQVYEAIKAGYRLFDGATDYANEVEVGKGLKRAMDDGIVKRQDLFVVSKLWNNFHHPDHVKLNLKRNLKDLGLDYLDLYYIHFPIAFKFVPMEERYPPQMYTGKADEAKGILTEENVPLLDTYRALEECQREGLIKSIGISNFNGGLVADILRGCSIKPVALQIEHHPYLTQEKLLEYCKIHDVQVVGYSSFGPQSFADCGMDLAKNTPPLFDHPVIKKIAEKHNVSTAEVLLRWATQRGVAIIPKSSHKKRLLSNLNIDDNVTLTEEDLKSISGLNQNLRFNDPWDWNNSKFPIFH encoded by the coding sequence ATGCCTAAACTATTAACTTTGAACAACGGTATGAAGATGCCACAAGTCGGTCTAGGTTGCTGGAAGATTCCTAACGACATCTGTGCCGACCAAGTCTACGAGGCCATCAAGGCCGGATACCGTCTATTTGACGGCGCTACCGATTACGCCAATGAAGTGGAAGTCGGGAAGGGTTTGAAGAGAGCCATGGATGACGGAATTGTCAAGAGACAGGACttgtttgttgtttctAAATTATGGAACAATTTCCACCATCCTGATCATGTTAAATTGAACTTGAAgagaaatttgaaagatttagGCTTGGATTATTTGGACTTGTATTACATTCATTTCCCAATTGCCTTCAAGTTTGTCCCAATGGAAGAAAGATACCCACCTCAAATGTACACTGGTAAGGCTGATGAAGCTAAGGGAATATTaactgaagaaaatgttcCATTATTGGACACTTATCGTGCATTGGAAGAATGCCAAAGAGAAGGTTTGATTAAGAGTATTGgtatttccaatttcaatgggGGACTTGTTGCTGATATCTTACGTGGTTGTTCCATTAAGCCTGTGGCTTTACAAATTGAACATCATCCATATTTGACTCAAGAGAAACTTTTGGAATATTGTAAGATTCATGATGTCCAAGTTGTCGGTTATTCCTCATTTGGTCCTCAATCATTTGCCGATTGTGGTATGGACCTTGCCAAGAATACTCCTCCATTGTTTGACCATCCCGTCATTAAGAAGATCGCTGAAAAGCATAATGTGTCCACTGCTGAAGTCTTACTAAGATGGGCTACTCAAAGAGGTGTTGCTATCATTCCAAAATCTTCTCACAAGAAGAGATTATTGAGCAATTTGAacattgatgataatgtGACTTtaactgaagaagatttgaagaGCATCAGCGGTCTCAATCAAAACTTGAGATTTAATGACCCATGGGACTGGAATAACTCAAAATTCCCAATCTTCCATTAA